A single Thunnus thynnus chromosome 6, fThuThy2.1, whole genome shotgun sequence DNA region contains:
- the usp19 gene encoding ubiquitin carboxyl-terminal hydrolase 19 isoform X3: MASSGGSGVAGSETAGRRSGAQHQQRGGCGRDNSSELSSSKKKQKDRANQESREAKRAAAAAAAAAADGVIAEVKKDVFVDWKQNANEVIVRLRCGEGVQRIEDINTTFTDTHCHVCFPDGRQWSCQLQEEIEASCSRVQYKEKGGFLLLIMHKKIPFHIWPSLKSNKKEKEAVPAETKNVKEQETRHVALQSSEKPKLTPSQPQLQPQPPSSPAHSESRRSGSKADRGVKRCFKNKQPCDMASVGVKSGGGGESTTTSKPVTVMKGDQLPQEPSAKRTISRLPKTAMEATSPSPDRDTHSVKSTAANGKDSHIHPPAGRSPQTQRRDGDNRAERLGSDQEHKPGVAVAVASHTNKTQKAEKQKQSEDTEHRSETTTRGIESQPAAPVSTSDCLKPVSFNNKMDSASPERQGDRTDSETEKKPVEQETEQDTLIRQQLGSREASTALAVAVEPGLTQRQGSCDGEEKRDQSKEEPPLEMKQQEAPEPMVNLQFVKNDSYEKGTDLMVVNVYMKGICRDTARVIFREQDFTLIFQTSDTNFLRLHSDCGPNTVFKWQVKLRNLIQPEQCSYSFTPSRLDITLKKRHSQRWGGLEAPATQVGGAKVAVPSSPACMEKSQPGSSQHSLPAKDEPPRVGEEKPKAPKASSRVEDGGLDTVAPRTVSEHVAITKPEPTVTVPKPTCMVQPMTHAPPASNERHEEEEEKKVCLPGFTGLVNLGNTCFMNSVIQSLSNTRELRDYFHDRAFEAEINCNNPLGTGGRLAIGFAVLLRALWKGTHHAFQPSKLKAIVASKASQFTGYAQHDAQEFMAFLLDGLHEDLNRIQNKPYTETVDSDGRLDEVVAEEAWQRHKMRNDSFIVDLFQGQFKSKLVCPTCSKVSITFDPFLYLPVPLPQKQKVLSVFYFAKEPHKKPIKFLVSVSKENSSTAEVLESISRSVRVKPENLRLAEVGKNRFQRMFLLSHSLDTVSPSDMLFCFEVLSKDLAKERVVLLRVQQRLQVPNIPISKCAACLKPPVSEEDKLKRCTRCYRVGYCNQVCQRTHWPNHKGLCRPNTENVGLPFLVSVPESRLSYTRLTQLLEGFSRFSVNVFQPPFQSGRTSPETSQCRGDLPPMAAGSPEGPGSGDEAMGGSSTVAAGDLELETHSALPESQAECAQASALHSGESESLSSSQTSLSTTRTTDSGFSEPISSTSCFSLDPHAEKETSCEKSVRPEAAVTGYQHPSESASGHASQFYIALLDTNNKEQRLDEKEDPLLDLPEDTILELVWKNNERLKEYVLVSSKELEYEEDPGSLSETARAGHFTLEQCLNLFTKPEVLAPEEAWYCPKCQQHREASKQLLLWRLPNVLIIQLKRFSFRSFIWRDKINDMVDFPVRNLDLSKFCIGQKDEMQHPPIYDLYAVINHYGGMIGGHYTAYARLPSDKNSQRSDVGWRLFDDSTVTMVEESQVVTRYAYVLFYRRRNSPVERPPRFLRPVGAESPTATGATASQASLIWRELEEEEEGFYEGPCGLFRSGQRRRQTLRNREEEDEDRAEGPMQCHRWRRMSDYPDDDCMRYFLLGTLAAAFALFVNLVYPLLYKSNWT, from the exons atgtgTTTGTGGACTGGAAGCAGAACGCTAATGAAGTGATTGTCAGACTGCGCTGTGGGGAGGGGGTGCAGAGGATAGAGGATATCAACACAACCTTTACTGATACACACTGCCATGTGTGCTTCCCAG ATGGAAGGCAGTGGAGCTGCCAATTGCAGGAGGAAATCGAGGCCTCATGTAGCAGAGTCCAGTACAAGGAGAAGGGAGGTTTCCTGCTGCTCATTATGCACAAGAAGATCCCCTTTCACATCTGGCCTTCACTTAAG TCAAACAAGAAGGAAAAGGAGGCAGTACCCGCAGAGACCAAAAATGTAAAGGAACAGGAGACAAGGCATGTTGCTTTGCAATCATCAGAGAAACCCAAGCTGACCCCCTCACAGCCACAACTCCAGCCTCAGCCTCCCTCctcacctgcacacagtgaGTCAAGGCGCAGCGGCAGCAAAGCTGATCGCGGTGTCAAGCGTtgcttcaaaaacaaacaaccatgTGACATGGCCTCTGTCGGGGTGAAAAGTGGAGGTGGAGGCGAGTCAACCACCACCAGCAAGCCTGTCACAGTCATGAAAGGTGACCAGCTGCCTCAGGAACCCAGTGCCAAGCGCACCATTTCACGGCTGCCCAAGACCGCCATGGAGGCTACGTCACCGTCCCCTGACAGGGACACGCACTCTGTCAAGTCTACAGCAGCCAATGGTAAAGATTCACACATCCACCCGCCCGCTGGTCGGAGCCCGCAGACACAACGCAGAGATGGAgacaacagagcagagagattAGGCAGCGACCAGGAACATAAACCTGGAGTTGCTGTCGCTGTTGCCAGCCATACCAACAAAACTCAG AAGGCAGAGAAGCAAAAGCAGTCTGAAGACACTGAGCACAGGTCTGAAACAACTACACGCGGCATTGAAAGCCAACCAGCAGCTCCCGTTAGCACCAGTGACTGCCTCAAACCTGTCAGCTTCAACAACAAAATGGACTCGGCTTCTCCAGAAAGGCAGGGAGATAGAACTGACtctgagacagagaaaaagccTGTTGAGCAGGAAACAGAGCAGGATACTCTCATCCGCCAGCAGCTGGGATCAAGAGAGGCAAGCACAGCACTAGCTGTTGCCGTGGAACCTGGTCTAACCCAGAGGCAGGGCAGCTGTGATGGAGAGGAGAAGCGGGACCAGTCGAAAGAGGAGCCACCCCTGGAAATGAAGCAACAGGAAG CCCCAGAGCCAATGGTCAACTTGCAGTTTGTGAAGAACGATTCGTATGAGAAGGGTACGGACCTGATGGTGGTCAATGTTTACATGAAGGGGATCTGCAGGGACACAGCCAGGGTCATCTTCAGGGAACAGGACTTCACCCTCATCTTCCAGACAAG TGATACTAACTTTCTGCGGCTTCATTCAGACTGTGGACCAAACACAGTCTTCAAGTGGCAAGTCAAACTCAG GAACCTGATCCAGCCTGAACAGTGCAGCTACTCCTTCACCCCGTCCCGACTGGACATCACCTTAAAGAAGAGACACAGCCAGCGCTGGGGGGGTCTGGAGGCCCCTGCCACACAAG TGGGTGGCGCCAAAGTTGCTGTGCCCTCCAGCCCTGCCTGCATGGAGAAAAGCCAGCCAGGCAGCAGCCAGCACAGCCTCCCAGCCAAGGACGAGCCTCCAAGGGTTGGAGAGGAGAAGCCAAAGGCTCCCAAGGCCTCATCCAGAGTGGAGGATGGCGGCCTGGATACTGTGGCTCCTCGCACCGTCTCTGAGCATGTTGCCATCACCAAGCCAGAGCCCACTGTCACGGTG CCTAAGCCTACCTGCATGGTACAGCCCATGACCCATGCACCCCCGGCCAGCAATGAGCGccatgaagaagaggaggagaagaaggtgTGCCTGCCTGGTTTTACAGGATTGGTCAACCTTGGTAACACCTGCTTCATGAACAGTGTCATCCAGTCCCTGTCCAACACCAGAGAACTCAGGGATTACTTccatg ATCGAGCATTTGAGGCAGAAATCAACTGCAATAACCCGCTGGGAACAGGAGGCAGGCTCGCTATTGGCTTTGCTGTGCTGCTCAGGGCCCTTTGGAAAGGAACACATCATGCCTTCCAACCCTCAAAACTCAAG GCAATTGTGGCCAGTAAAGCCAGTCAATTTACAGGTTATGCCCAGCATGATGCCCAGGAATTCATGGCTTTCTTGCTGGACGGGCTCCACGAGGACTTGAACCGCATCCAGAATAAACCTTACACCGAGACAGTGGACTCTGATGGTCGGCTGGATGAG GTGGTGGCGGAGGAGGCATGGCAGAGGCACAAGATGAGAAACGACTCTTTCATAGTGGACCTCTTCCAAGGCCAGTTCAAATCCAAGCTCGTCTGCCCTACATGCTCCAAG GTGTCCATCACCTTTGACCCCTTCCTCTACCTGCCCGTCCCCCTGCCCCAGAAACAAAAGGTGCTGTCAGTTTTCTACTTTGCTAAGGAACCTCATAAAAAACCCATCAAG tttttgGTGAGTGTGAGCAAGGAGAACTCCAGCACTGCTGAAGTCCTCGAATCCATCTCCAGGAGTGTGAGGGTCAAACCAGAGAACCTCAGACTGGCAGAG gTGGGGAAGAACCGCTTCCAGCGCATGTTCCTGCTGTCCCATTCCCTGGACACAGTGTCTCCCTCTGACATGCTGTTCTGCTTTGAGGTGCTTTCCAAAGACCTGGCTAAGGAGAGAGTTGTACTGCTCCGAGTGCAGCAG AGACTCCAGGTCCCCAACATCCCCATTTCAAAGTGTGCTGCCtgcctgaagcctccagtgtcTGAGGAAGACAAGCTGAAGCGGTGCACTCGCTGCTATCGTGTCGGCTACTGTAATCA GGTGTGCCAGAGGACCCACTGGCCCAATCACAAAGGTCTGTGTCGACCTAACACAGAGAATGTGGGTCTGCCCTTCCTGGTCAGTGTGCCAGAGTCCCGACTGTCCTACACCCGCCTCACCCAGCTACTAGAGGGTTTCTCCAG GTTTTCCGTCAACGTGTTCCAGCCTCCTTTCCAGTCAGGCAGGACATCCCCCGAAACATCCCAGTGCCGGGGAGACCTGCCCCCAATGGCAGCAGGCTCTCCTGAAGGCCCTGGCTCAGGGGATGAGGCCATGGGAGGAAGCAGTACTGTGGCAGCAGGTGACTTGGAGCTGGAGACTCACTCGGCGCTCCCTGAATCCCAGGCAGAGTGTGCTCAGGCCTCAGCACTCCACTCTGGGGAGTCAGaatccctctcctcctcccagaCCTCACTCTCCACCACGCGGACAACAGACTCAGGATTCTCCGAGCCAatctcctccacctcctgcttCTCTCTGGACCCCCATGCTGAAAAAGAGACGTCCTGTGAGAAGTCAGTGCGGCCAGAAG CTGCAGTAACCGGGTATCAGCATCCAAGTGAATCAGCATCAGGTCATGCCAGTCAGTTCTACATTGCACTGCTGGACACTAACAACAAGGAGCAGAGGCTGGATGAAAAAG aGGATCCGTTGTTGGACCTTCCTGAAGACACGATCCTTGAGCTGGTGTGGAAAAACAACGAGCGTCTGAAGGAATATGTTCTGGTGAGCTCCAAGGAGCTGGAGTATGAGGAAGACCCCGGCTCTCTGAGTGAGACAGCCAGAGCAGGACACTTCACCCTGGAGCAGTGCCTCAACCTCTTCACAAAGCCAGAGGTGCTGGCTCCAGAGGAGGCATG gtacTGTCCAAAGTGCCAGCAACACCGCGAGGCCTCCAAACAACTGCTGCTGTGGCGTCTGCCCAACGTTTTGATCATCCAGCTCAAACGCTTCTCCTTCAGGAGTTTCATCTGGAGGGACAAGATAAACGACATGGTTGATTTCCCTGTTAG GAATCTGGATCTGAGTAAGTTCTGTATTGGCCAGAAGGATGAGATGCAACATCCCCCCATCTATGACTTGTATGCAGTCATCAACCACTACGGGGGAATGATAGGAGGCCACTACACAGCTTACGCTCGCCTGCCAAGTGATAAGAACAGCCAGCGCAGTGATGTTG GCTGGCGTTTGTTTGATGACAGCACTGTGACAATGGTGGAGGAGAGCCAGGTGGTGACACGCTACGCCTATGTCCTGTTCTATCGACGGCGAAACTCCCCCGTGGAGAGGCCACCACGGTTCCTCAGGCCTGTCGGAGCTGAGTCGCCCACTGCCACAGGAGCTACTGCCAGCCAG GCCTCTCTAATATGGCGGGaactggaggaagaagaagagggctTCTACGAAGGCCCCTGCGGACTGTTCCGCTCTGGGCAGCGGAGGCGCCAAACGTTGAGGAAcagggaggaggaagacgaaGACAGAGCTGAAGGGCCGATGCAGTGCCACCGCTGGCGGAGGATGTCAGATTATCCCGATGACGACTGTATGCGATATTTTCTTCTGGGCACCCTGGCAGCTGCATTTGCTCTGTTCGTCAATTTGGTGTACCCTCTACTTTACAAATCCAACTGGACATGA
- the usp19 gene encoding ubiquitin carboxyl-terminal hydrolase 19 isoform X2: MASSGGSGVAGSETAGRRSGAQHQQRGGCGRDNSSELSSSKKKQKDRANQESREAKRAAAAAAAAAADGVIAEVKKDVFVDWKQNANEVIVRLRCGEGVQRIEDINTTFTDTHCHVCFPDGRQWSCQLQEEIEASCSRVQYKEKGGFLLLIMHKKIPFHIWPSLKSNKKEKEAVPAETKNVKEQETRHVALQSSEKPKLTPSQPQLQPQPPSSPAHSESRRSGSKADRGVKRCFKNKQPCDMASVGVKSGGGGESTTTSKPVTVMKGDQLPQEPSAKRTISRLPKTAMEATSPSPDRDTHSVKSTAANGKDSHIHPPAGRSPQTQRRDGDNRAERLGSDQEHKPGVAVAVASHTNKTQAEKQKQSEDTEHRSETTTRGIESQPAAPVSTSDCLKPVSFNNKMDSASPERQGDRTDSETEKKPVEQETEQDTLIRQQLGSREASTALAVAVEPGLTQRQGSCDGEEKRDQSKEEPPLEMKQQEAPEPMVNLQFVKNDSYEKGTDLMVVNVYMKGICRDTARVIFREQDFTLIFQTSDTNFLRLHSDCGPNTVFKWQVKLRNLIQPEQCSYSFTPSRLDITLKKRHSQRWGGLEAPATQGAVGGAKVAVPSSPACMEKSQPGSSQHSLPAKDEPPRVGEEKPKAPKASSRVEDGGLDTVAPRTVSEHVAITKPEPTVTVPKPTCMVQPMTHAPPASNERHEEEEEKKVCLPGFTGLVNLGNTCFMNSVIQSLSNTRELRDYFHDRAFEAEINCNNPLGTGGRLAIGFAVLLRALWKGTHHAFQPSKLKAIVASKASQFTGYAQHDAQEFMAFLLDGLHEDLNRIQNKPYTETVDSDGRLDEVVAEEAWQRHKMRNDSFIVDLFQGQFKSKLVCPTCSKVSITFDPFLYLPVPLPQKQKVLSVFYFAKEPHKKPIKFLVSVSKENSSTAEVLESISRSVRVKPENLRLAEVGKNRFQRMFLLSHSLDTVSPSDMLFCFEVLSKDLAKERVVLLRVQQRLQVPNIPISKCAACLKPPVSEEDKLKRCTRCYRVGYCNQVCQRTHWPNHKGLCRPNTENVGLPFLVSVPESRLSYTRLTQLLEGFSRFSVNVFQPPFQSGRTSPETSQCRGDLPPMAAGSPEGPGSGDEAMGGSSTVAAGDLELETHSALPESQAECAQASALHSGESESLSSSQTSLSTTRTTDSGFSEPISSTSCFSLDPHAEKETSCEKSVRPEAAVTGYQHPSESASGHASQFYIALLDTNNKEQRLDEKEDPLLDLPEDTILELVWKNNERLKEYVLVSSKELEYEEDPGSLSETARAGHFTLEQCLNLFTKPEVLAPEEAWYCPKCQQHREASKQLLLWRLPNVLIIQLKRFSFRSFIWRDKINDMVDFPVRNLDLSKFCIGQKDEMQHPPIYDLYAVINHYGGMIGGHYTAYARLPSDKNSQRSDVGWRLFDDSTVTMVEESQVVTRYAYVLFYRRRNSPVERPPRFLRPVGAESPTATGATASQASLIWRELEEEEEGFYEGPCGLFRSGQRRRQTLRNREEEDEDRAEGPMQCHRWRRMSDYPDDDCMRYFLLGTLAAAFALFVNLVYPLLYKSNWT, translated from the exons atgtgTTTGTGGACTGGAAGCAGAACGCTAATGAAGTGATTGTCAGACTGCGCTGTGGGGAGGGGGTGCAGAGGATAGAGGATATCAACACAACCTTTACTGATACACACTGCCATGTGTGCTTCCCAG ATGGAAGGCAGTGGAGCTGCCAATTGCAGGAGGAAATCGAGGCCTCATGTAGCAGAGTCCAGTACAAGGAGAAGGGAGGTTTCCTGCTGCTCATTATGCACAAGAAGATCCCCTTTCACATCTGGCCTTCACTTAAG TCAAACAAGAAGGAAAAGGAGGCAGTACCCGCAGAGACCAAAAATGTAAAGGAACAGGAGACAAGGCATGTTGCTTTGCAATCATCAGAGAAACCCAAGCTGACCCCCTCACAGCCACAACTCCAGCCTCAGCCTCCCTCctcacctgcacacagtgaGTCAAGGCGCAGCGGCAGCAAAGCTGATCGCGGTGTCAAGCGTtgcttcaaaaacaaacaaccatgTGACATGGCCTCTGTCGGGGTGAAAAGTGGAGGTGGAGGCGAGTCAACCACCACCAGCAAGCCTGTCACAGTCATGAAAGGTGACCAGCTGCCTCAGGAACCCAGTGCCAAGCGCACCATTTCACGGCTGCCCAAGACCGCCATGGAGGCTACGTCACCGTCCCCTGACAGGGACACGCACTCTGTCAAGTCTACAGCAGCCAATGGTAAAGATTCACACATCCACCCGCCCGCTGGTCGGAGCCCGCAGACACAACGCAGAGATGGAgacaacagagcagagagattAGGCAGCGACCAGGAACATAAACCTGGAGTTGCTGTCGCTGTTGCCAGCCATACCAACAAAACTCAG GCAGAGAAGCAAAAGCAGTCTGAAGACACTGAGCACAGGTCTGAAACAACTACACGCGGCATTGAAAGCCAACCAGCAGCTCCCGTTAGCACCAGTGACTGCCTCAAACCTGTCAGCTTCAACAACAAAATGGACTCGGCTTCTCCAGAAAGGCAGGGAGATAGAACTGACtctgagacagagaaaaagccTGTTGAGCAGGAAACAGAGCAGGATACTCTCATCCGCCAGCAGCTGGGATCAAGAGAGGCAAGCACAGCACTAGCTGTTGCCGTGGAACCTGGTCTAACCCAGAGGCAGGGCAGCTGTGATGGAGAGGAGAAGCGGGACCAGTCGAAAGAGGAGCCACCCCTGGAAATGAAGCAACAGGAAG CCCCAGAGCCAATGGTCAACTTGCAGTTTGTGAAGAACGATTCGTATGAGAAGGGTACGGACCTGATGGTGGTCAATGTTTACATGAAGGGGATCTGCAGGGACACAGCCAGGGTCATCTTCAGGGAACAGGACTTCACCCTCATCTTCCAGACAAG TGATACTAACTTTCTGCGGCTTCATTCAGACTGTGGACCAAACACAGTCTTCAAGTGGCAAGTCAAACTCAG GAACCTGATCCAGCCTGAACAGTGCAGCTACTCCTTCACCCCGTCCCGACTGGACATCACCTTAAAGAAGAGACACAGCCAGCGCTGGGGGGGTCTGGAGGCCCCTGCCACACAAG GTGCAGTGGGTGGCGCCAAAGTTGCTGTGCCCTCCAGCCCTGCCTGCATGGAGAAAAGCCAGCCAGGCAGCAGCCAGCACAGCCTCCCAGCCAAGGACGAGCCTCCAAGGGTTGGAGAGGAGAAGCCAAAGGCTCCCAAGGCCTCATCCAGAGTGGAGGATGGCGGCCTGGATACTGTGGCTCCTCGCACCGTCTCTGAGCATGTTGCCATCACCAAGCCAGAGCCCACTGTCACGGTG CCTAAGCCTACCTGCATGGTACAGCCCATGACCCATGCACCCCCGGCCAGCAATGAGCGccatgaagaagaggaggagaagaaggtgTGCCTGCCTGGTTTTACAGGATTGGTCAACCTTGGTAACACCTGCTTCATGAACAGTGTCATCCAGTCCCTGTCCAACACCAGAGAACTCAGGGATTACTTccatg ATCGAGCATTTGAGGCAGAAATCAACTGCAATAACCCGCTGGGAACAGGAGGCAGGCTCGCTATTGGCTTTGCTGTGCTGCTCAGGGCCCTTTGGAAAGGAACACATCATGCCTTCCAACCCTCAAAACTCAAG GCAATTGTGGCCAGTAAAGCCAGTCAATTTACAGGTTATGCCCAGCATGATGCCCAGGAATTCATGGCTTTCTTGCTGGACGGGCTCCACGAGGACTTGAACCGCATCCAGAATAAACCTTACACCGAGACAGTGGACTCTGATGGTCGGCTGGATGAG GTGGTGGCGGAGGAGGCATGGCAGAGGCACAAGATGAGAAACGACTCTTTCATAGTGGACCTCTTCCAAGGCCAGTTCAAATCCAAGCTCGTCTGCCCTACATGCTCCAAG GTGTCCATCACCTTTGACCCCTTCCTCTACCTGCCCGTCCCCCTGCCCCAGAAACAAAAGGTGCTGTCAGTTTTCTACTTTGCTAAGGAACCTCATAAAAAACCCATCAAG tttttgGTGAGTGTGAGCAAGGAGAACTCCAGCACTGCTGAAGTCCTCGAATCCATCTCCAGGAGTGTGAGGGTCAAACCAGAGAACCTCAGACTGGCAGAG gTGGGGAAGAACCGCTTCCAGCGCATGTTCCTGCTGTCCCATTCCCTGGACACAGTGTCTCCCTCTGACATGCTGTTCTGCTTTGAGGTGCTTTCCAAAGACCTGGCTAAGGAGAGAGTTGTACTGCTCCGAGTGCAGCAG AGACTCCAGGTCCCCAACATCCCCATTTCAAAGTGTGCTGCCtgcctgaagcctccagtgtcTGAGGAAGACAAGCTGAAGCGGTGCACTCGCTGCTATCGTGTCGGCTACTGTAATCA GGTGTGCCAGAGGACCCACTGGCCCAATCACAAAGGTCTGTGTCGACCTAACACAGAGAATGTGGGTCTGCCCTTCCTGGTCAGTGTGCCAGAGTCCCGACTGTCCTACACCCGCCTCACCCAGCTACTAGAGGGTTTCTCCAG GTTTTCCGTCAACGTGTTCCAGCCTCCTTTCCAGTCAGGCAGGACATCCCCCGAAACATCCCAGTGCCGGGGAGACCTGCCCCCAATGGCAGCAGGCTCTCCTGAAGGCCCTGGCTCAGGGGATGAGGCCATGGGAGGAAGCAGTACTGTGGCAGCAGGTGACTTGGAGCTGGAGACTCACTCGGCGCTCCCTGAATCCCAGGCAGAGTGTGCTCAGGCCTCAGCACTCCACTCTGGGGAGTCAGaatccctctcctcctcccagaCCTCACTCTCCACCACGCGGACAACAGACTCAGGATTCTCCGAGCCAatctcctccacctcctgcttCTCTCTGGACCCCCATGCTGAAAAAGAGACGTCCTGTGAGAAGTCAGTGCGGCCAGAAG CTGCAGTAACCGGGTATCAGCATCCAAGTGAATCAGCATCAGGTCATGCCAGTCAGTTCTACATTGCACTGCTGGACACTAACAACAAGGAGCAGAGGCTGGATGAAAAAG aGGATCCGTTGTTGGACCTTCCTGAAGACACGATCCTTGAGCTGGTGTGGAAAAACAACGAGCGTCTGAAGGAATATGTTCTGGTGAGCTCCAAGGAGCTGGAGTATGAGGAAGACCCCGGCTCTCTGAGTGAGACAGCCAGAGCAGGACACTTCACCCTGGAGCAGTGCCTCAACCTCTTCACAAAGCCAGAGGTGCTGGCTCCAGAGGAGGCATG gtacTGTCCAAAGTGCCAGCAACACCGCGAGGCCTCCAAACAACTGCTGCTGTGGCGTCTGCCCAACGTTTTGATCATCCAGCTCAAACGCTTCTCCTTCAGGAGTTTCATCTGGAGGGACAAGATAAACGACATGGTTGATTTCCCTGTTAG GAATCTGGATCTGAGTAAGTTCTGTATTGGCCAGAAGGATGAGATGCAACATCCCCCCATCTATGACTTGTATGCAGTCATCAACCACTACGGGGGAATGATAGGAGGCCACTACACAGCTTACGCTCGCCTGCCAAGTGATAAGAACAGCCAGCGCAGTGATGTTG GCTGGCGTTTGTTTGATGACAGCACTGTGACAATGGTGGAGGAGAGCCAGGTGGTGACACGCTACGCCTATGTCCTGTTCTATCGACGGCGAAACTCCCCCGTGGAGAGGCCACCACGGTTCCTCAGGCCTGTCGGAGCTGAGTCGCCCACTGCCACAGGAGCTACTGCCAGCCAG GCCTCTCTAATATGGCGGGaactggaggaagaagaagagggctTCTACGAAGGCCCCTGCGGACTGTTCCGCTCTGGGCAGCGGAGGCGCCAAACGTTGAGGAAcagggaggaggaagacgaaGACAGAGCTGAAGGGCCGATGCAGTGCCACCGCTGGCGGAGGATGTCAGATTATCCCGATGACGACTGTATGCGATATTTTCTTCTGGGCACCCTGGCAGCTGCATTTGCTCTGTTCGTCAATTTGGTGTACCCTCTACTTTACAAATCCAACTGGACATGA